In the genome of Drosophila yakuba strain Tai18E2 chromosome 3R, Prin_Dyak_Tai18E2_2.1, whole genome shotgun sequence, one region contains:
- the LOC6537124 gene encoding uncharacterized protein LOC6537124, with protein sequence MRLLKCSVFVYLFLIFDAGHAFSIIGLNKQMLYEYEGNVLVGAKPQDEGHQSPPTTGWIVRGKLTLQRQSELVLAAALVIDDVTLNNSGEKFLQNKEMYPPYKPFKIALTEDGAISHVVFKEGDPIWSMNFKRAIASVLQFQMKSSGAFVVDELGIHGTCRTEYFVSNRTNYISIRKTPEVKTCKPYSEAVHTTRSNVPPNTCEFDHQKSVIIGNEAIYGMSPHNETGYYLSMAHAKGTTLIHTFESTGEAQFINSELLLNFLNETPIDNAIDIETSMAAEPSNLELQRLDPNDPTGGRSPQQQETLIAQAGTLLDSLAEALETTEFKFSEPYDSTLSDVIKLLSEMDFDSLTKLYREVDIGTSYRQETIRNIFHEIIPRIGTKASVFLTHHLVLNKLTKPQIAVQLLIPMPFHIFELSAELVQKCEDFLNIGPDRPDVRQAAILSFATLIHNVYVAKGIDKDKFEEYVQKYFNAYLSDRDFDQKMLYLQGLNNLQLGNVANYLEPIVQDPNENEDLKFQAAWTTLALADRRAERIYEVYWPIFESRNASLELRVAAVTLLLISNPTAARLISIHRIIQSETDPHMINYYRTTVTSISETTYPCYQHLRRLLSYMHRHLPQKPESRYWVTGNYIFDYRDSKFGIGAMLQAFLVGDPKSDMPVVAFFKFDTEALGKFTGQLALYIKARGLPDTILNKMQSRNGSDPFTFKSIKALLAMLQAPIINSKDLHLEFIMQMEGKTVLSYYLNQRMFRQLTYDNILERMQQIIRTDSHINMQTVRWPFMNRYTVPTVLGTSSDVLLQTTVLTSLRGNITEQRNSPITKHTLEIDARYSSYASVRSRSYNPFLNLDHEINREQGFLIYIPFSSELHLNESGSKCRRYSFSRPQNLTSGLSFKSRAVTKTRGLITKTAAAPFEEIMVPEGRNDVVQLFSYPMPDLGVRLSMTTNLNELIKYRGMLLKSEFTENGFSGNMVVTALMYIFGFTQLSSIHLGHDRNFTMLMYNEKTTRIEGNFCAEDVLKTSDLKGKQIGLTLEHTDHMDENHAADALHRWNISLDVQASTKSNWFKLTGQVQRNSKDDEDDWKACTKLTYEPLVFTKRPHTLNGDVVFGLATEESECPEKGSTVQFAARAGPSEHARAFLRSDKISLTDTDFCPKEVLKFSPIPTSKYCKRSNFENFTSITQYDMDLKFNNMPAWFELWSNRLDHLVSALSADKVDSLHMSQEINISMQAPQDQFRLAVEVNGVKWRFHQIPFFYKLDSKFDASHELTFDSGLKRSCSVINGMVNTFDDYLINLREIAVRPDCLTLLVADCSPLPQIAVFVTPSPAQGLTNNYGLRIHIGQNYFDFRARTDNTSLPSDEPVLIYLNQDQTPHNVRKKPYQWPMETSDYDFRVELNEQNILIVECTQLSSTIQFDLYNILNFEIYGVYKHQMCGLCSKPLNRMQNYTICELEASTPTPVPLQNSSDVVVVA encoded by the exons ATGAGGCTACTCAAGTGCTCCGTGTTTGTGT ATCTGTTCCTGATCTTCGACGCCGGCCATGCCTTCAGCATCATCGGCCTCAACAAACAGATGCTCTACGAGTACGAGGGCAATGTCCTGGTGGGTGCGAAGCCCCAGGACGAGGGCCACCAATCGCCACCCACCACCGGATGGATTGTGCGGGGCAAGCTGACGCTCCAGCGACAAAGCGAGCTGGTCTTGGCTGCGGCG CTGGTCATAGACGATGTAACGCTGAACAACTCTGGCGAGAAGTTCCTGCAGAACAAGGAGATGTACCCGCCCTATAAGCCCTTCAAGATCGCCCTCACCGAGGACGGCGCCATCTCACATGTGGTCTTTAAGGAGGGCGACCCCATTTGGAGCATGAACTTCAAGCGGGCCATCGCATCGGTACTGCAGTTCCAGATGAAGTCCAGTGGGGCCTTCGTCGTGGATGAG CTGGGCATTCACGGCACCTGCCGCACAGAGTACTTTGTGTCCAACAGAACCAACTACATCTCCATCCGCAAAACGCCGGAGGTTAAGACCTGCAAGCCGTACTCGGAGGCGGTTCACACTACCCGCAGCAACGTGCCTCCCAATACGTGCGAATTCGATCACCAGAAGAGCGTGATCATTGGCAATGAGGCCATCTACGGGATGTCCCCCCACAACGAGACGGGCTACTACCTGAGTATGGCCCATGCCAAGGGCACAACCCTGATCCACACGTTCGAGTCCACGGGCGAAGCACAATTCATAAACTCGGAGTTGCTCCTTAACTTCCTCAACGAGACGCCTATCGACAATGCCATTGATATTGAAACCTCCATGGCGGCAGAGCCCTCTAACCTGGAACTGCAGCGACTGGATCCCAATGATCCCACTGGAGGACGAAGcccgcagcagcaggagaCCCTGATTGCCCAGGCGGGGACACTCCTAGACAGTCTGGCCGAAGCCCTAGAGACTACGGAATTCAAGTTCTCTGAACCCTACGACTCAACTCTTTCCGACGTGATTAAGCTGCTCAGCGAGATGGACTTTGATTCACTTACCAAGCTCTATCGGGAGGTGGACATTGGCACCTCCTATCGCCAGGAGACCATTCGCAACATCTTTCATGAAATCATTCCCCGCATTGGAACTAAAGCCTCCGTTTTCCTGACCCACCACCTCGTGCTAAACAAGTTGACTAAGCCGCAAATCGCTGTGCAATTGCTCATACCCATGCCGTTCCACATCTTTGAGCTCTCGGCGGAGTTGGTGCAAAAGTGCGAGGACTTCCTCAATATCGGACCCGATCGCCCGGATGTGCGGCAGGCCGCTATCCTTAGCTTTGCCACCCTCATCCATAATGTCTATGTGGCCAAGGGCATCGATAAGGATAAGTTCGAGGAGTACGTCCAGAAGTACTTTAATGCCTATCTCA GCGATCGCGACTTCGACCAAAAAATGTTGTATCTGCAGGGTTTAAACAACTTGCAGCTGGGGAACGTGGCCAACTATCTGGAGCCCATTGTTCAGGACCCCAACGAGAACGAGGACCTGAAGTTCCAGGCCGCCTGGACGACCCTCGCACTGGCGGATCGGCGAGCGGAGCGCATATACGAGGTTTACTGGCCGATCTTTGAGTCCAGAAATGCCAGCCTGGAACTTCGTGTGGCAGCGGTTACCCTGCTCTTGATTTCCAACCCCACGGCCGCCCGGCTCATCAGCATCCATCGCATCATTCAGAGCGAGACGGACCCTCACATGATCAACTACTACCGGACGACGGTGACGAGCATTTCGGAGACAACGTATCCCTGCTACCAGCACCT ACGCCGTCTGCTGTCTTACATGCATCGCCATCTGCCCCAGAAGCCAGAGTCACGCTACTGGGTCACTGGTAACTACATCTTCGACTATCGCGACTCCAAGTTCGGCATCGGTGCCATGCTTCAGGCCTTCCTTGTGGGCGATCCAAAGTCGGACATGCCGGTGGTGGCCTTCTTCAAATTCGACACCGAAGCTCTAGGCAAATTCACAGGTCAACTGGCG CTATACATTAAGGCACGTGGCTTGCCAGATACCATCCTGAACAAGATGCAATCGCGAAATGGCAGCGATCCGTTCACCTTTAAGAGCATCAAGGCGCTACTGGCCATGCTGCAGGCTCCGATCATCAACTCCAAGGACCTGCACTTGGAGTTCATCATGCAAATGGAGGGTAAGACGGTGCTGTCGTACTATCTCAACCAGCGGATGTTCCGGCAGCTGACCTACGACAACA TTCTGGAACGAATGCAGCAGATCATCCGGACGGACAGTCACATTAACATGCAGACGGTTCGTTGGCCCTTCATGAATCGCTACACGGTGCCCACGGTGCTGGGTACCTCCTCCGACGTCCTGCTGCAGACCACCGTTCTCACCTCGCTGCGTGGCAACATCACCGAGCAGCGCAACTCGCCAATAACCAAGCACACACTCGAGATCGATGCTCGGTACTCCTCATACGCCTCGGTGCGCAGTCGCAGCTACAATCCGTTCCTGAACCTCGACCACGAGATCAACCGGGAGCAGGGCTTCCTCATCTACATCCCCTTCAGCAGCGAACTGCATCTCAACGAGAGTGGCAGTAAGTGCAGGCGCTACTCCTTCTCCCGGCCCCAGAACTTGACCAGCGGCCTGTCCTTCAAATCGCGGGCGGTGACCAAGACCAGAGGTTTGATCACCAAGACTGCGGCGGCGCCCTTCGAGGAGATCATGGTCCCTGAGGGTCGAAACGATGTG GTTCAACTATTTAGCTACCCAATGCCGGACTTGGGCGTCCGACTGAGCATGACCACCAATCTGAACGAGCTAATCAAGTACAGGGGCATGCTGCTGAAGTCTGAGTTCACAGAAAA TGGGTTCTCCGGCAACATGGTGGTCACCGCTTTGATGTATATCTTCGGCTTTACCCAGCTTAGTTCCATACACCTGGGACATGACCGCAACTTTACGATGCTTATGTACAACGAAAAGACCACCAGA ATCGAGGGTAACTTTTGTGCCGAAGACGTGTTGAAGACGTCGGACCTCAAAGGCAAGCAGATTGGTCTCACACTGGAGCACACCGACCACATGGACGAAAATCATGCTGCGGATGCCCTCCATAGGTGGAACATTAGCCTGGACGTGCAGGCGTCAACCAAGTCCAATTGGTTTAAGCTGACCGGCCAAGTTCAGCGAAATTCaaaggacgacgaggacgacTGGAAG GCCTGCACCAAGTTGACCTATGAACCGCTGGTGTTTACCAAGCGACCCCACACTCTGAATGGCGATGTGGTGTTCGGCCTGGCCACGGAGGAGAGCGAGTGCCCGGAGAAGGGTTCCACGGTGCAGTTCGCAGCTAGAGCTGGT CCCTCGGAGCATGCCCGTGCCTTCCTGCGCTCCGACAAGATCTCGCTGACGGACACCGACTTCTGTCCCAAGGAGGTGCTCAAGTTCTCGCCCATCCCCACATCCAAGTATTGCAAGCGCAGCAACTTTGAGAACTTCACCTCGATCACACAATACGACATGGACCTGAAGTTTAATAAT atGCCCGCCTGGTTCGAGCTGTGGTCGAATCGACTAGACCACTTAGTGTCCGCCTTATCCGCCGACAAGGTGGACAGCCTGCATATGAGCCAGGagataaatatttcaatgcaAGCTCCTCAGGACCAGTTTAGGTTGGCAGTAGAAGTCAACGGAGTGAAGTGGCGCTTCCATCAGATACCCTTCTTCTACAAACTGGACTCAAAGTTCGACGCTTCCCACGAGCTCACCTTCGACTCGGGTCTTAAGCGCTCCTGCTCTGTTATCAATGGCATGGTCAATACCTTCGACGATTACTTAATCAATCTCAGAGAGATTGCGGTGCGCCCCGATTGCCTAACTCTGCTGGTGGCTGACTGTTCGCCATTGCCCCAGATTGCTGTGTTTGTTACGCCTTCGCCTGCTCAAGGACTGACCAACAACTATGGATTACGAATCCATATCGGGCAAAACTACTTCGATTTCCGCGCCCGCACAGACAACACCAGCCTGCCGTCGGATGAACCGGTGCTCATATATCTCAACCAGGATCAAACACCGCACAACGTGCGCAAAAAGCCCTATCAATGGCCAATGGAGACTAGTGACTACGACTTCCG CGTGGAACTGAacgagcaaaatattttaattgtggAGTGCACGCAGCTGTCATCCACCATCCAGTTCGATCTGTACAACATCCTGAACTTTGAGATATACGGCGTTTATAAGCACCAGATGTGTGGGCTGTGCAGCAAGCCCCTAAACCGCATGCAGAATTATACGATCTGCGAGCTGGAGGCAAGCACTCCAACTCCTGTGCCGCTGCAGAATTCCTCCGatgtagttgtagttgcaTAA
- the LOC6537125 gene encoding arginine kinase: MTSIESKRVQYRKYLERAGVIDALSKALIKLYEEQNKPEDAIRFVRKFMCESCPDDAQYDVMKNDLEEAKTHISKLEQELERLRGQIKKSPEEYQELTTEGYKSLIDDEENVSSLLRKYLTPELLEEYMLVTTPAPVDAYLYDCAVSGFEHHDSTVGIFAADADSYDVFNKLFDPIIKDYHGQMDNENDVLQKDPDFGNVDEIENLDPERKYILSARIRLARNIEGLPFFPKLTEKQFIEVEEKVRSATETMDGELIGSYLTMADIDAESQAEMVKRHILFQRGDEKLTTAGCYRFWPTGRGVYHNPAETFLIWVNRQDHVHIMSMAQCGDLGDVYNRLVNGLTELEKTLAFARHPRYGNLTACPTNLGTTLRASVHIRLPLLSKDPDRLIALAEELQLQVRGPDGGELATVEDGVLDISNKRKLGFTEFELVKTVQDGVVALINAEEELEIAGQEG, encoded by the exons ATGACTTCG ATCGAATCAAAACGTGTCCAATATCGAAAGTATTTGGAACGTGCCGGCGTCATCGATGCCCTAAGCAAGGCATTGATTAAGCTGTACGAGGAGCAGAATAAGCCGGAGGATGCCATTCGCTTCGTGCGCAAGTTTATGTGCGAGAGCTGCCCGGACGATGCCCAGTACGATGTAATGAAGAACGACCTCGAGGAGGCCAAGACCCACATCTCgaagctggagcaggagctggaacGGCTACGCGGACAAAT CAAGAAGTCACCGGAGGAGTACCAGGAGCTCACCACCGAGGGCTACAAGTCGCTCATTGATGATGAGGAGAACGTGAGTTCGCTGCTGCGCAAATACCTGACTCCGGAATTGCTGGAGGAGTACATGCTGGTCACCACCCCTGCGCCAGTGGATGCCTACCTATACGATTGCGCCGTGTCTGGATTCGAGCACCACGACTCGACCGTGGGCATTTTCGCGGCAGATGCAGACAGCTACGATGTGTTCAACAAGCTCTTCGATCCGATCATAAAGGACTATCATGGCCAGATGGACAACGAGAACGATGTGCTGCAAAAGGACCCAGACTTTGGCAATGTGGACGAGATCGAGAATTTGGATCCGGAGCGCAAATATATTCTATCTGCACGCATTAGATTGGCACGAAATATCGAGGGCCTGCCCTTCTTCCCCAAACTGACTGAGAAACAGTTCATAGAAGTGGAGGAGAAGGTGCGTTCGGCAACGGAGACAATGGATGGCGAGCTGATTGGCTCCTATCTGACGATGGCAGACATCGATGCTGAGAGTCAGGCTGAGATGGTCAAGAGACATATATTATTTCAGCGAGGGGATGAGAAGCTGACCACAGCCGGCTGCTATCGTTTCTGGCCAACTGGTCGTGGTGTCTACCACAATCCCGCCGAGACCTTCCTAATCTGGGTGAATCGTCAGGACCATGTGCACATTATGTCCATGGCACAGTGCGGTGACTTGGGCGATGTCTACAATCGTCTTGTCAACGGCTTAACAGAGCTGGAGAAGACGCTGGCCTTTGCGCGGCATCCGCGTTACGGAAACCTTACGGCCTGTCCCACCAATTTGGGCACCACCCTGCGGGCTTCGGTGCATATCCGTTTGCCGCTGCTCAGCAAGGACCCCGACCGCCTAATCGCCCTCGccgaggagctgcagctgcaggtACGCGGCCCCGATGGCGGCGAGCTAGCCACCGTGGAAGATGGCGTCTTGGACATATCAAATAAGAGGAAACTTGGTTTCACTGAGTTCGAACTGGTCAAAACTGTGCAGGATGGCGTTGTGGCCCTGATCAACGCGGAGGAAGAGCTCGAAATAGCCGGACAGGAGGGTTAG
- the LOC6537126 gene encoding probable ATP-dependent RNA helicase spindle-E: protein MDQDVMDFFDFSKEFKREVAPQGYISSDPKMMATDSIDSKVPKREVIGTEYVTEIVAKEKGLLNRTLRDECPQSKRKHTLDDLDTDDEEEETEIRRDDEYYKKYRFNLNRDKNLPIYAKREEILAAINANPVVILKGETGCGKTTQVPQYILDEGYKSGKYCNIVVTQPRRIAAISIANRVCQEREWQQDTVCSYQVGLHRPTSLEDTRLLYCTTGVLLNNLIRNKTLTHYTHIVLDEVHERDQDMDFLLIVVRRLLATNSRHVKIILMSATIDARELSDYFTTTNSIPPVISASHGRKHSIEKFYRDQMGSIKWKEEEDDQLVPQINDHGYRAAVKIIMVIDNMEREGAIHSRMSYDEALRYGAVLIFLPGIYEIDTMAENITLMLENDRNVKVFIVRCFSLMTPENQRDVFHPPPPGFRKIILTTNIAESSITVPDVSYVIDFCLTKVLVTDTATNFSSLRLTWASKANCRQRAGRVGRLRSGRVYRMVNKSFYQREMSEFGIPEMLRLPLQNSVLRAKELEMGSPVEILALALSPPNLSDIQNTILLLKEVGALFLTVDGVYNAMDGDVTYWGTIMSRLPLDPRLSRLIILGYVFNLLEEAIIMAAGLSMRGLYVHEGSSSRSTRAQFDSFWMHYIFADGSGSDLVAIWRVYLTYLNMVEIGHEQESAIRWANRFHVSLRSLKEMHLLVQELRVRCTNLGLIPFSVNPSQIMDDREKSFILKVIIAGAFYPNYFTRSKEMWNEHDRHIYQTISGHDPCRTVYFTNFGPSCMGELYTRRIKDFFHDARIPPENMDVTFQPGSEKVFVTFKQDDCVADSSKLVSVPGRVQSEVYKAVRMRLSCMQRIIRIMRPKQFMNYVQERGIGDVIEGRWIPPTKPLNVELLALPSVFSKTITGLITGIINCGKFYFQPLSLAECIRNMSEIFNAPQQLRKYVVDACDISKGMMVLAKRDSNFQRATVIRPENQSNRQPMFYVRFIDYGDCALLPMQQLRFMSEELIQQYGDLPPRVFECRLALVQPSSMVHGNYSWPTAANDLLQFVAKCGRIDIEVYSLFNNVAAVLIHMRNGTINDKLVAQKLCRRSDEDYMSRKDHDFRLRSQESGRYLSSAERQQINEEYLRSCQLPQDFDLPPPPQDLCGTNVRLKGPYSPLECSMQSIIRVGSSKRVNIDSASVNAVLLDTDPQDHHDHLIVAHATVESPNGQTLTARGTTLMPNVQGYGALMVMLFCPTMQLKCNEEGTSYVSILAGLGCDPVTGEPYYAEHDVLINLDVNILEDDLVLINQIRYYIDSVFFNFKEENYPAVSVNERESIYTQLRSLIKRLLSKDRSYIGKNMSNSDFVWETNPELPMPNEPFGKRAIFPMHSLTELKEDDMGRLMNLRENCSMLHKWRNFEGTLPHMTCKLCNQLLESVPQLRLHLLTILHRDREKQIDFCNQ from the exons ATGGATCAGGATGTGATGGATTTCTTTGATTTCTCGAAGGAATTTAAGCGCGAAGTTGCCCCGCAAGGCTACATCAGCAGCGATCCAAAGATGATGGCCACGGATTCCATCGACTCCAAAGTGCCCAAACGCGAAGTTATCGGCACCGAATATGTCACTGAAATCGTAGCCAAGGAAAAGGGTCTTCTCAACAGG ACGCTGCGCGACGAATGTCCCCAAAGCAAGCGCAAGCACACGCTGGACGATTTGGACACCGACGATGAGGAGGAAGAAACCGAAATTCGGCGGGATGACGAGTACTACAAGAAGTACAGATTCAATCTAAACCGCGACAAGAATTTGCCCATCTACGCCAAGCGCGAGGAAATATTGGCGGCCATCAATGCCAATCCGGTGGTCATTCTCAAGGGCGAAACAGGATGTGGCAAGACCACGCAG GTGCCCCAATACATTTTGGACGAGGGATATAAGAGCGGCAAATACTGCAACATTGTGGTGACACAACCCCGCCGCATAGCTGCCATCTCCATAGCTAATAGAGTGTGCCAGGAGCGCGAGTGGCAGCAGGACACAGTGTGTAGCTACCAGGTGGGCCTGCACCGCCCGACGTCTCTGGAGGACACCCGTCTGTTGTACTGCACCACCGGGGTGCTGCTGAACAACTTAATAAGAAACAAGACGCTGACCCACTACACGCACATTGTGCTGGACGAGGTCCATGAAAGAGACCAGGACATGGATTTTCTACTGATCGTGGTGCGTCGCTTGCTGGCTACCAACTCGCGGCATGTGAAGATTATCCTGATGTCGGCCACCATCGATGCCAGGGAACTGTCCGATTACTTTACCACAACGAACTCAATTCCACCGGTGATCTCCGCCAGTCATGGACGTAAGCACTCGATCGAGAAGTTCTACCGTGACCAGATGGGCAGCATTAAGTGGAAGGAAGAAGAGGACGACCAGCTCGTTCCACAAATCAACGATCACGGCTACAGGGCGGCGGTAAAGATCATAATGGTTATTGACAACATGGAACGGGAGGGTGCAATCCACTCGCGGATGAGCTATGACGAGGCTCTGCGGTATGGAGCTGTGCTCATCTTTTTGCCCGGAATTTACGAAATCGACACAATGGCAGAAAACATAACTCTTATGCTGGAAAACGA TCGTAACGttaaagtttttattgttCGTTGCTTCTCGTTGATGACACCGGAGAATCAACGGGATGTCTTCCACCCCCCGCCTCCCGGTTTTCGCAAGATCATCCTGACCACAAATATCGCTGAGAGCTCCATCACAGTGCCAGATGTCTCATACGTAATTGACTTTTGCCTAACAAAAGTGCTGGTAACCGATACGGCTACCAACTTCTCTTCGCTTCGCTTAACCTGGGCCTCCAAGGCCAATTGTCGCCAGCGTGCCGGTCGTGTTGGACGTCTTCGAAGTGGACGCGTTTACCGTATGGTTAATAAATCCTTTTACCAGAGGGAAATGTCCGAGTTTGGAATACCAGAAATGTTGCGCCTGCCCTTGCAAAACTCGGTGCTCAGGGCCAAAGAGCTGGAAATGGGGTCACCGGTTGAAATTTTGGCATTGGCTCTGTCTCCGCCAAACTTGTCGGACATCCAGAATACAATATTGCTTCTGAAAGAGGTGGGCGCTTTGTTCCTTACAGTAGACGGCGTCTACAACGCGATGGATGGCGATGTTACCTACTGGGGCACCATCATGTCCCGGCTGCCGTTGGACCCACGTTTGTCCCGCCTCATCATATTGGGTTATGTGTTTAACCTACTCGAAGAAGCTATAATCATGG CTGCTGGCTTATCGATGCGTGGCTTGTATGTGCACGAAGGTAGTAGTAGTAGAAGTACTAGGGCACAATTTGATTCATTTTGGATGCACTATATTTTCGCCGATGGATCTGGCTCCGACTTGGTGGCCATATGGCGCGTGTATCTG ACATATTTGAACATGGTGGAAATTGGTCACGAGCAGGAATCTGCCATCCGCTGGGCTAACCGTTTCCATGTCTCCTTGCGGTCACTTAAGGAGATGCACTTGCTGGTGCAGGAGCTGCGTGTGCGATGCACCAATCTTGGTCTAATTCCATTTTCAGTTAATCCTAGCCAGATTATGGACGATCGTGAGAAATCGTTTATTCTCAAAGTTATCATCGCCGGTGCGTTCTACCCAAACTACTTTACGCGTTCTAAGGAGATGTGGAATGAACACGACCGCCATATATACCAGACAATATCGGGGCACGATCCCTGTCGCACCGTTTATTTTACCAACTTTGGGCCTTCCTGTATGGGCGAGCTGTACACTAGGCGCATTAAGGACTTTTTTCATGATGCGAGGATTCCGCCGGAGAACATGGACGTTACCTTTCAACCGGGTTCTGAAAAGGTCTTTGTCACATTTAAGCAAGATGATTGCGTTGCAGATTCATCTAAGCTTGTTAGTGTGCCGGGCAGAGTTCAAAGTGAAGTTTACAAGGCAGTTAGGATGCGACTTAGTTGTATGCAACGTATAATACGTATAATGAG ACCGAAACAATTTATGAACTACGTACAGGAGCGAGGGATTGGAGATGTGATTGAGGGTCGTTGGATTCCACCCACAAAGCCTTTAAACGTCGAGCTTCTTGCCCTGCCATCTGTCTTCAGCAAAACTATTACAGGGTTGATTACTGGC ATCATCAACTGTGGCAAGTTCTATTTTCAACCCCTATCACTTGCAGAGTGCATTCGGAATATGTCTGAAATCTTCAATGCCCCACAGCAACTAAGAAAATACGTAGTTGACGCGTGTGACATTTCAAAGGGCATGATGGTGCTGGCCAAACGCGACAGTAATTTCCAGCGCGCCACGGTGATCCGACCTGAGAATCAGAGCAATCGCCAACCAATGTTCTATGTTCGCTTCATCGACTATGGAGACTGCGCTTTGCTGCCCATGCAGCAACTGCGTTTTATGTCGGAAGAGCTGATTCAACAATACGGCGACCTTCCGCCACGTGTTTTTGAGTGCAGGCTGGCACTGGTTCAGCCCTCTTCGATGGTGCACGGAAATTATAGCTGGCCCACCGCAGCTAATGATCTGCTCCAGTTTGTAGCCAAATGTGGTCGCATTGATATTGAGGTGTATTCGCTGTTCAATAATGTAGCAGCTGTTCTTATTCACATGAGAAATGGCACAATCAATGATAAGCTTGTAGCGCAAAAGCTTTGTCGTCGGTCCGACGAAGATTATATGTCTAGAAAGGATCATGATTTCCGGCTGCGTAGTCAAGAATCTGGCCGGTACTTGAGCTCGGCGGAGCGTCAACAAATCAATGAGGAGTACCTACGATCCTGCCAGCTGCCGCAAGATTTCGACCTACCACCGCCTCCGCAAGACTTGTGCGGCACCAATGTAAGGTTGAAAGGACCCTACAGTCCCTTGGAATGTTCCATGCAGTCCATTATTCGTGTGGGCTCAAGTAAAAGGGTGAATATAGATTCCGCTTCCGTTAATGCAGTTCTGCTAGACACTGATCCTCAAGATCATCACGATCATTTGATTGTGGCCCACGCAACCGTGGAGAGTCCAAATGGACAGACACTGACAGCCCGTGGAACCACATTGATGCCCAATGTGCAGGGATATGGTGCACTAATGGTTATGCTATTTTGTCCCACTATGCAACTTAAATGCAATGAAGAGGGCACATCATATGTGTCTATTCTGGCAGGTTTGGGTTGTGATCCGGTAACAGGAGAGCCCTACTACGCAGAGCATGATGTGTTGATTAATTTGGATGTCAACATTCTCGAAGATGATTTGGTTTTG ATTAATCAAATTCGCTACTATATAGATAGTGTCTTCTTCAACTTTAAGGAAGAAAATTATCCAGCTGTCAGTGTAAATGAACGTGAATCTATTTACACTCAGCTGCGCAGCCTGATAAAGAG GCTTCTTTCCAAGGATCGTAGTTATATTGGAAAAAATATGAGCAATTCGGATTTTGTATGGGAAACCAATCCCGAACTGCCAATGCCGAATGAGCCTTTTGGCAAGAGGGCAATATTTCCGATGCACTCACTTACTGAGCTCAAAGAGGACGACATGGGTCGCTTAATGAATCTGAGAGAGAACTGTAGCATGCTACACAAATGGCGCAACTT CGAAGGCACTTTACCCCATATGACTTGCAAACTGTGCAATCAGTTGTTGGAATCGGTTCCCCAGCTCCGTTTGCATCTTCTGACCATACTGCACCGTGATCGCGAAAAGCAAATCGACTTTTGCAATCAATAA